A single Mercenaria mercenaria strain notata chromosome 9, MADL_Memer_1, whole genome shotgun sequence DNA region contains:
- the LOC128545850 gene encoding vitelline membrane outer layer protein 1-like: MQHSVVLFILSISVASGFLLETSNRNVTKILKVTNAGRYGYWSNPQFCPPGTFASGFSMKIESNQFTGDDTALNAIRLTCSDDSGHAQLGYQITSGEGPFGSWSKTETCNQQFHASNFLVGFALQVEAPQGAGDDTSANYVKFFCRDFDGNNAETELNRPPGHGNFGNWGEWSDSCDKDSAICGLNTKVESQQGGGDDTGLNDAIFYCCNDDSGSGFPVGK, encoded by the exons ATGCAACATAGTGTTGTACTGTTTATTTTGTCTATTAGTGTAGCCAGTGGGTTTCTTTTAGAAACTAGTAACCGGAACGTAACTAAAATATTGAAAGTAACAAATGCAGGACGGTACGGGTATTGGTCGAATCCACAGTTTTGCCCTCCGGGGACATTTGCATCCGGATTTAGCATGAAG ATTGAAAGTAACCAGTTCACTGGAGATGATACAGCACTTAATGCTATTCGATTAACGTGTAGTGATGACTCTGGACATGCGCAGTTAGGTTACCAAATCACTTCTGGTGAGGGTCCATTTGGCAGCTGGTCAAAGACAGAAACGTGCAATCAACAATTTCATGCGTCAAACTTCCTGGTTGGTTTCGCCCTGCAAGTTGAAGCACCG CAAGGGGCAGGTGACGACACTTCTGCAAACTATGTGAAATTCTTCTGTCGTGACTTTGATGGGAACAATGCTGAAACAGAATTGAACCGTCCGCCTGGTCATGGTAATTTTGGAAATTGGGGCGAGTGGAGCGACAGCTGTGACAAAGACAGTGCTATCTGTGGTCTAAATACGAAAGTTGAGTCACAACAAGGAGGCGGTGACGACACTGGATTGAATGACGCCATCTTCTATTGCTGCAATGATGACTCGGGATCCGGATTTCCCGTCGGAAAATAG
- the LOC123547104 gene encoding uncharacterized protein LOC123547104 translates to MDVTKLKKTKYIENIEETVSEMKDRKQCNLEEPIDIEFYETITPNKEIYENLRIVQPVLDKTNSGPGENYESLKIGPKQEHKVKAAQYVCMTESDTKQKAVLLILSMTGVILSSVSLVISSTAQERAEAVDGTWSGWSLWEACSTTCDVGIQRRHRNCSNPVPLGNGRQCLGLDNEHRLCMSGSCTNGGWSAWGSWGSCSASCNVGRKTRFRTCTNPRPSLFGDFCEGENTQVEICGRNPCNDGGWSAWRSWGSCSASCNVGLKSRFRTCTNPRPSLFGDFCEGENTQVEICGRNPCKETRVAFNVYQSSAKGTTGSHTVIFTSILLNEGEAYNQTDGIFTAPFSGLYQFNGQICTVVGEDADYTLTIEGKSFASGEYRTPSEASDGKCTSFSAVVSVLKDQRVWITSQHLFANGNDWNSFSGILIHKT, encoded by the exons ATGGATGTTACAAAGTTGAAGAAAACTAAATACATAGAAAACATTGAAGAGACTGTTTCTGAAATGAAAGACCGTAAACAATGTAATTTGGAAGAACCGATTGACATTGAATTCTATGAAACAATTACACCGaacaaagaaatatatgaaaacttACGCATTGTTCAACCAGTTTTGGACAAAACTAATTCAGGACCGGGAGAAAATTATGAGTCACTTAAAATAGGACCAAAGCAGGAACACAAGGTCAAGGCTGCACAATATGTCTGCATGACTGAATCAGATACAAAGCAGAAAGCTGTGCTTCTTATACTTTCGATGACGGGTGTTATCTTAAGCAGTGTTTCTTTAGTGATCTCCTCTACTGCACAAGAGAGAG CCGAGGCAGTGGATGGGACCTGGAGTGGCTGGTCATTATGGGAAGCCTGCTCAACTACATGTGATGTAGGAATACAAAGACGCCATCGCAACTGTTCTAATCCTGTCCCATTAGGAAATGGACGTCAGTGCCTTGGCCTAGACAATGAACATAGATTATGCATGTCTGGATCGTGCACAA ACGGAGGATGGTCAGCTTGGGGTAGTTGGGGAAGTTGCAGTGCCTCATGCAACGTTGGTCGTAAAACAAGATTCAGAACTTGTACTAATCCTAGGCCTTCTCTGTTCGGAGATTTTTGCGAAGGGGAAAACACGCAAGTGGAGATTTGTGGCAGGAACCCATGCAATG ACGGAGGTTGGTCAGCTTGGAGAAGCTGGGGAAGTTGCAGTGCCTCATGCAATGTTGGTCTTAAATCAAGATTCAGAACTTGTACTAATCCTAGGCCTTCTCTATTTGGAGATTTTTGCGAAGGGGAAAACACGCAAGTGGAGATTTGTGGAAGGAACCCATGCAAAG AAACTCGCGTTGCATTTAATGTATATCAGTCCTCTGCCAAAGGAACTACCGGAAGCCACACTGTAATATTTACTAGTATATTACTCAATGAAGGGGAAGCTTACAATCAAACAGATGGAATTTTTACTGCTCCATTTAGTGGACTTTATCAGTTCAACGGGCAAATTTGTACAGTGGTAGGAGAGGATGCAGACTACACCCTAACAATTGAAGGAAAGTCTTTTGCAAGCGGAGAATACAGAACACCATCAGAAGCTTCTGATGGTAAATGTACATCATTCAGCGCCGTTGTGTCCGTGCTAAAAGACCAGAGAGTCTGGATAACAAGTCAGCATTTGTTTGCAAACGGCAACGATTGGAATTCCTTCTCGGGCATCCTAATTCACAAAACGTAA
- the LOC123547105 gene encoding vitelline membrane outer layer protein 1 homolog, whose protein sequence is MQHSVVLFILSVSAASGFLLETSNRNVTKILKVTNGGQFGYWSNPQFCPPGTFASGFSMKIESNQFIGDDTSLNAIRLTCSDDSGRAQLGYQITSGEGSFGGWSRTESCNQQFHASNFLVEFALQVEAPQGAGDDTSANYVKFFCRDFGGNNAERELNNPPGHGNFGNWGDRSGSCDKGSAICGLNTKIESQQGGDDDTGLNDAIFYCCNDDSGSGFPVGK, encoded by the exons ATGCAACATAGTGTTGTACTGTTTATTTTGTCTGTTAGCGCAGCCAGTGGGTTTCTTTTAGAAACTAGTAACCGGAACGTAACTAAAATATTGAAAGTGACAAATGGAGGACAGTTCGGATATTGGTCAAATCCCCAGTTTTGCCCTCCGGGGACATTTGCATCCGGATTTAGCATGAAG ATTGAAAGTAACCAGTTCATTGGAGATGATACATCACTTAATGCTATTCGACTAACATGTAGTGATGACTCTGGGCGTGCGCAGTTAGGTTACCAAATCACTTCCGGCGAGGGTTCTTTTGGCGGCTGGTCAAGGACAGAATCGTGCAATCAACAATTCCATGCGTCAAACTTCCTGGTTGAATTCGCCCTGCAAGTTGAAGCACCG CAAGGGGCGGGTGACGACACTTCTGCAAACTATGTGAAATTCTTCTGTCGTGACTTTGGTGGGAACAATGCTGAAAGAGAACTGAACAATCCGCCTGGTCATGGTAATTTTGGAAACTGGGGCGATAGGAGCGGCAGCTGTGACAAAGGCAGTGCTATTTGTGGTCTAAATACGAAAATTGAGTCACAACAAGGAGGCGATGACGACACTGGATTGAATGACGCCATCTTCTATTGCTGCAACGATGACTCGGGATCCGGATTTCCCGTCGGGAAATAG